Below is a window of bacterium DNA.
CTCTACTCCAGGAGCCTGTCCCTGGACCAGGTGGAGCAGCGGCTGAACGATTACATCCTCGGCTCCGAGTTACAGATCACCTATCGCATCTCGCGGGACCTGCAGCCGATGGTGAACCTCAACTATGTGGTCAACGCCGGGGAGTTCCGGCCGAACGATTTCGCCAATTTCCGCCTGAACACCGGGCTACGCTACTACTTCTTTGCCCTCAACTGAGGGAGTTGGAGAACCGCCTCTCCATCGACCGGAACTGCAAGGGAACATTATGGAACTGAAGGCCGATCTGCACATCCACTCCGAGTACTCCTTCGACTGCCGTCTGAAGCTGGAAGAGATCGCCAGGCAGGCTGTCCGGCGGGGCCTCGATATCGTGGCCGTGACCGACCACGGCACTCTGGAAGGCAGCCTGAGGCTGCGTGAGCAGGTCGCCTCCAGTGGCGCCGGGCTTCAGGTGGTGGTAGGCTGTGAGATAACGACCGAGGCGGGCGATATCCTGGGGCTTTTTCTGGAGCGGGAGATCCGTTCAAGCCGTGCACTCGATGTCATCGCGGAGATAAAAGACATGGGCGGCGTGAGCGTCCTGGCCCACCCATACCGGGCCGGTGAGCCCTCCCGTGACGTGCTGGAGGCGGTGGATGCAGTCGAGATCTACAACGGCCGCAGCAGCAAGGTCCAAAACTATCTGGCGCAGGTGCTGGCCCTGCGGCTACAGAAACCGGGGCTTTCGGGCAGCGACGCCCATGTGCCGGATGAGGTCGGCTGCGCCTACACTCTTCTGGATGATATGCCGGAAATCGGAAAGGCCTCATTCAAGGGGTGCGAACTCCTTAACAGTTGCCTGGGAGTGAGGCTGAATGTTTAGAGTGTACTCTCGGATAAGGTCCGCTGCGGGCCGGATGGAGCGCCGGATCATGAGAATTTCCCTCGATCGGCCTGGATTGTCGCGCCGGACTGGGCAATGTATCCGCCTGGTTGTCTGCCTGATCCTGTGCAGCCTCGCAACCCCTGTTCTGACTGTTGCGGCCGGTGAGCCCTCAGGTTCGGATGCCTACGTTCTGGGGGTGGGGGACATCCTGCACATCACGGTCCTGGATGAGCCGGACCTGACCGGCAGTTTCCAGGTCTCCTCGGCCGGCAACATCAGCTACCCTTTCCTGGGCAACCTGCCGGTCAAAGGCCTGACCGTCGAGGAACTCGACCAGTACCTGGTGCTGAAACTGAGCCAGGACTACCTGGTCAACCCGGTGGTGACAGTCAGCGTGGAGAGCTACCAGAGCAAGAAAGTCTATGTCCAGGGCGAGGTGGCCAAGCCGGGGGTCTATTACCTCAAGGAGCGCACCGGGGTGCTGAACCTTCTGCTGGAATCCGGCGGCACCACCCGGGACGCCTCGGAGGAGATCGTCATCCTGCGCTCCGCGGGCGGCTCTCACGGCGGAAGCGACTCCGCCTCGGCCGAGGATTTCGAGCAGATACACATCAACCTCAAGGAACTGCTGAGCGGCGACCAGAGCCAGAACGTGCAGGTGCAAAATGGGGACATCCTGTACGTGGCCAATGCCAGCGGCGGGCAGTTCCGGACCGAGGGCCGCTTCGTCAACATCATGGGCGAGGTGAAAAAGCCCGGCAACTACGATTACCGCCTGGGTCTGACTGTCCTGAACGCGATCCTCGAAGCCGGCGGGTTCACCGAGTACGCAGCCAAGAACAAGGTCAAGGTCATAAAGAAAGTGGGAGACAAGCAGAAAGTCCTGATCGCCAGGCTGGACGACCTGGTCAAGAGCGGCAGTCTGGAAGAGGACATGCTGCTCGACCCGGGCGACCTGGTGGTGGTTCCGCAGAGCCTGTTCTAACCCTTGCACGGGATAGGGGTCATGTACAACGAACAAGAAGAAAGCCGGATCGAGAACATCCACCTGCTGGACTACTGGAAAGTGGTGCGCAAGCACCTCAACCTGGGCCTGACCGTTTTCTCGGTCATCGTTGCCGGGACGCTTCTGTATCTATTCACCGCCACACCGATCTACGAGGCCGTCTCCCGTATTCTGATCACCGAGGACCTCTCCCGCACGGTGATGGGGGCGGAGCTGGCCCAGAGCATTTTCAGCGACCAGTTGCGCTTCGAGACCGAGCTTCAGATCCTGAAGGGCGACCCGGTCTACGACGGGGTGATCCAGAGCCTGCGGCTCTGCCCGGAGGGCAAAGGGAGCCCGGAATACGAGCGGACCCTGAACGGCCTGAAAGGGCGGGTCGTATGCTCGCGCCTGCGCAACACCCGCCTTCTGGAGGTCAAGGCCGCCTCGGCCTCGCCCGATACGGCGGCGCTTCTTGCCAACACGCTCGTCTCGGTCTACATGAACGCCTACCGGACCCGTCAGCTGGAGTCCTCGCGCAACACCGCCTCCTGGCTCAACCAGCAGCTGCTGGACCTGGAATACAAGGTCAAGCAGTCGCAGCAGGAGCTGCTGGACTACATCAGCGCCGAACGGATCACTTTCGTCTCGGACGGCACCGGCCTGGAGAGCGAGCTTAAAACCGACCTGTTCAAGGCCCCGGACGAGACACTGCTCGACGACATACACGCCCGCCTGATCCAGGCCAAGCTTGAGCGCGACGACATTCTGCAG
It encodes the following:
- a CDS encoding PHP domain-containing protein; its protein translation is MELKADLHIHSEYSFDCRLKLEEIARQAVRRGLDIVAVTDHGTLEGSLRLREQVASSGAGLQVVVGCEITTEAGDILGLFLEREIRSSRALDVIAEIKDMGGVSVLAHPYRAGEPSRDVLEAVDAVEIYNGRSSKVQNYLAQVLALRLQKPGLSGSDAHVPDEVGCAYTLLDDMPEIGKASFKGCELLNSCLGVRLNV
- a CDS encoding polysaccharide export protein, whose amino-acid sequence is MRISLDRPGLSRRTGQCIRLVVCLILCSLATPVLTVAAGEPSGSDAYVLGVGDILHITVLDEPDLTGSFQVSSAGNISYPFLGNLPVKGLTVEELDQYLVLKLSQDYLVNPVVTVSVESYQSKKVYVQGEVAKPGVYYLKERTGVLNLLLESGGTTRDASEEIVILRSAGGSHGGSDSASAEDFEQIHINLKELLSGDQSQNVQVQNGDILYVANASGGQFRTEGRFVNIMGEVKKPGNYDYRLGLTVLNAILEAGGFTEYAAKNKVKVIKKVGDKQKVLIARLDDLVKSGSLEEDMLLDPGDLVVVPQSLF